TCTTTTAATCAATCCACACACTGTAAATCCTTCATCTTTATCACGAAGATCAATTTACCTGTCCAGGTAACTGTGTGACGGTGGAGACCACAGGTCTCAGTGGAGCTTTGAGGATGGACAAAGCTGTGGACAAGATGTAGATGACGGTGCTGCTGGAGTTTGCCTCAAGTTCTTTCTCGATCTCAGCTGTGGATTTAACAGCCTCGTCCAGCGCTTCAGCAGATTCTTCCTGTGCTGCTCGAGTTTCTCTGACAGAATATTGCTCCTCTCTCTGGCTGCTTGAACTTTCATCAGCACCAGAAGCATCCTCAGCTACTGTGTCAACATTAGCATCACTGTCAGGAACCACCATTGCCAGCACCCCAGCTGCTCCCGGGTTCTCATCAGAGAACAGCTCCTCAAGTCCCAGCGTCGCCTCCAGCTCATCCACACTCACTTCCCTCACACCTCCATCTGTCTCGCTGACTAACCCCAAACTAAAACCCGCCGACCCTCCAGGCACAGCGCAGTACAGTGCGCACCACAGTGGCTCGGCTTGGCACTCGGTGGCCTCCAGGCCTCCAGCTCCGATCAGTACATAGAGATCTCCTCCTGAAGAGCTGCATTGAGGAGCAAAGTTCACCAGGACCAAAGATGCTACTGTTGAGTCCCACTGCTGAAGAGGTGAATCCTCCTCCGGAGGAGGAGCATCGCCTCCTCTGAGGAGCGCCGGAACCAAGACATTAGCATCACCATCCTGGATTGTCTGCAAGTATGAGACAAAAGACATTCAGTGGCACAAATTGAGATTACTGCACCCAAAACAAGAGGATTGACTTAAAACAAAGCAATGGCCTGTGTCATAGTAGTTACATTACAGTGTAATTACACTACATGAAACTAGACTGTCACTAGGATTTGTCCCCGTAAGGTCTTATGCTGTCTATTAGGTTCTGACTGGACATTGTTTAAGTTTTCAAACCTAAAATCGTTTTGTTCACTCACCGTAGACAAACTGGTCTGGCAGGGCAGGACTCTCATACCAGAACCATTATGACAAACTGCATGAGAGCCTGtgacctgtctgtctatccCACAGTATATAAACTCAAGAAAATTCACTCAAATGTCCATCGTGTAGCAAAAACGTCTTCCTTCGCAAGGTTACCAGTTATGTGTTTAATAAGACATTTCTGTCGATTCAGCATCCGGAGACGTTGCCAAGAAAACCTGCGAGCGAATCCTAAACCTTCGTGAAATGCTCACACCAAGTGTATTGTGTTGTTCATGTGAGCAGATGCCTCAGCTCTAGCGTGAATCTCAGAGGGATGACTCAGCTTCTCCTCATGGGAAATAAATGAGACCGCACAACTTTGAGatgttttttaataaaagcTCTGGCATTTTTGAATTTATTATCAAAcaagtgagaaaaaaatactTGTGTTATGCAACCTGCAAGTGCAACAAAGAGTGTGAGTCACCTGGTTGTACGTTCAAATCTTGATCGTTCAAGTATCCAAATAAGCTCAAACTCAATCATAATTTGGATTTATGTCTCCGGTTTATCTTTGAGAAGGCTCTACTCGTACACCCATAACGCACTGCAGCAGCTAAAGCTCTCATCACCACTGTCTGGTTTGTGTAAAACCAATAGAACCCACTGGACCAAAGACTTTGGTACACAGACCACATATATAAATATGGAGTTCAAGACCATGTTTGCTCAGTTTATCTCTACATTGGCTACTTCACAGCAACTTATTTTACCCTTGGCTCCATAAAGCTAAACCTTTAAACCATGTAACACTCCAATTAAAAGTCAATATTGCCTCACCACcacgtcttcctcctcctgtcccTGTGTCCATCCGTGGCCGAGATGGAAGGCAGAGTAGACAGCAGTGTCACAGGTCGGCGTGTGAAGCGTGGCGAGGGTTCTACCTCCAGGCAGAGTGTGACAGCGAGGCGTCAGCGGCTGCCCCGTGGACCCTCCCCGAGGAGGCGACTGTCTGAAGAAGCAGTGGCTGCAGAGGGAGAAGTCTGCGTTGTCCTCAGCTGCCAGGGACATAACcaggcccagcagcagcagcagcagccagactgCCGCAGCAGCAGTAGGACGCAGCATGCTGCACTCAGCAAGTCCTCTCTCTCCCACACGAAGCTAATAAATGATCCAGAGCTCTAGATGAATAGATAGAGTGGTCTGCTGTTTCTCTCACTGGCTGCTCTCCTCCATGCCAGTCTTGTTGTTCTGTCAGCTGGACTCTGGCAGTCGGCGTTGCATGCTCAATCTTGCTTACTCCTTCATTTCCTAGTGCCGACCTCGCCCCCTCTGTCAGATCCAGCCTCTCTAACTCTCCCTCTGGCTGTACCTCCACGCCGCCCCTCCCTTCTATCATCTGTATGGTTACACCTTCACTTGAGGTACACAAGCCAAGCCCATCCACGGCCAGTATGGCCGCATTCCCAAACTGTACTCACCAGCTTTTGAGGATCATTTTTCAACGTAAATATTTTCTAGCTGACTCACTGCAACTGAAGAGACTTTCACTGTCACAGAACGACACATATCTTTAATGTGTTACAACAAAAGAATTTAAAATGGGATGCCACAAGGCTCAATCCTTGGTTTGTTTCATATCAATAAAAAACAGGAAGTTAAAGATCATAATGTTTTCTGGGTTAAATAATTCTTATAATCTGTCCCTTGGATTAAATGAAACACCAACATTAATACCGTAGTGAAGATGCATTGGTGGAGCATTCCctgatattattatatatataataaacacGTTTTGATGATTCCCAAATTCATGCAGTATACACTGACATGCAAGCTCCAACTCTCATGCAGGATGATAAATTTATCTTGTTTGAGCTGCAGAGGAATCCAGCCCAACTGGCTTAGTGTTGCTCAAGAGTTCTGGCAGGCACGAAGCAGACGCACCCCTGGGCTCCTGACAGGAGAGTACTCTCTCAGTTCCCATAATAAATAACACATAAATGCATACTTGAGATCGGCTTTGATCAACTCAGTAGTATTAAGGtgcaatatttgctcaaactgTTCACGCAACTCCGTGATCGACTTGTGGTAAGTGAGGTTTTGGGAGTGATTCCTCAGGTGTGTCAGAGAAATATTTAACCCTGTTATAGCTGGTGGAGTTGTTTTTGCAAAGGAATTAAACCCTTTTTATGACGGAGAGTGACTCTAAAAGTGAGGAGTGAGCCTAAAAGGTTGCCTTGTTCTTCTTGGTTGACCTAAAATATTCGACAGTCTTTGCCCAACATGACCCCAGTCTCTCCACTCGACATGCCCAAACCGTCCTCGACCATTTCTGAAGTTGTCCTTGCTCCCCAAAACAACCCctcaatttgtttttgtttcctcacCCCCGACTCGGCTTCTTGTCAGTCGCCCATACATCATGGGAGAACTCACTACTGTCCTCTCTCCACTCTCACCTCCACCTTCCCCTTGATCTATTATTGACCTCAAAACACCAGACTTCAGCGTCATGTTTTAATGTTAATAGGTATACaaatgtaattatatatatatatatattttcatatacaTTTATGAACTATTTCCATGTTAGTTCATTGCTGCGCACATATggttgttatgttatgttatgttgatGATGCATTtggtctttaaaaaaataataatcccaTTACACGATAGCATCATCTCATCTCGTCTCGTCATCTCATCTAAACAGTATTTCAGTTATAACATTTTCAGCTGATTTGAAAATTCTAGAAATATAAACAGTCTGGGGTCCAATTTAACTATTTTCCCAGTTCTGTTCAGTGATTCTTGAGATGCAgggtttaagaaaaaaataaaccgtGCAGGCAActcttcccccccaaaaaaacagtaCACATTTTACCCATGTATTAACAAACGGGTTGCTTTATTGAGGCCAAACTTGTGGTACGTTTAAAAGAACTTATCTTCACACACCACACACCGGTGCAGACTTATCAAACGCATACACACCCTGGAGCTGCCCTGCTGTGTTAGATGGCAGGATACATGATTTACAAAAGAAAAGGGCTTCTGAACAGAAGCGAGAATTTCCTGTTATTGTGTACGGCACGCCCGGCGTCACCGCTCCTCGAAAGAAGCCAGAAGTGTGAAAATGACTCCATAAAATGGTTCACATTTAACTTGTATCCTCAATTGAAATATCAGACCAGAGCAGAGGCAGAACAGTCCTTAAGAAAGCCTGGAAATGATTCATTACATTATGACCTCTTACAATTTTCTCgcaaaaataatgaatgtgCTGTCTCTGACCCTCCTCTCACCGGCACGGACACACCCCCTCACTCATTCGGGATATCGATGACAAGCTCGGCCTCGTCTCCTTCCCCTCGGTCTTCATCTCTGTCGCTGTCCACGTCACTGTCCCCGTCCTCCTCGGCAGCGTCTCCGCTCAGCATCTGTCTGGGCACCCAGCTGAAGGGCccgcctgctgctgaggaggctGCAGGGGCTGATGGGTAATTAGCTGACAGCGGTGCAACAACCTGACAGGAGAGGTCAGAATGAAGCACAAGTGTGAGAAAAACAAGCGATGATGGCTGGATGCCTAATAATGGAAAACAGGACAAAATGCCTTTGAGTGGTGAGTAAAGAGTCTGAGCTTAATATCGTGTAACATTAACAAACAAATATCCTTTAACGTTCTTCATCTTATGCATTATTTGATGAAATCCCTCCATAGCATCCGCCCGCTGTTCTCTCTCACCTTCCCCGTGGCgtctttcttgttttttgtcgtctttgtttttttctctttcttcactCTTTCAGCTGGGGGAGCCAAATATTCTGGTGGGAAGGGCATCTGCCCCGGAATGCCAAATGACCACATGAGGAAACATGCACGCCAGCGTGGGCAGACAcagcacaaacagacacacaggaCAATGAGCCAATGCGAGGACAATGAAGCGCaaatgttgaaacaaaaaaaatacaaacatgagTCACACAGTCAGGTGATAAAATGACAACATTGTCAAATCAAAGGTTTGGCGATGGAGGTGGAAGATCAGTGGTGGACATTTTGAAAGAGACGACTCACGGTGTGGAGGTAGGGTCCCGAGCCTGACGACTGCAGGGGGTTGACCCCTTGTCTGGACAGCAGAGAGAGGTgagtggatgaggaggatggaagACACGCTCCTGGACTGATCCTGCGTCTGAGTGGACACAAAAAAAGCACAAGTCCAGTGTGATATTTTGGATGTATTAAGAACATGTTTCTGAATATCATAACTGAATGTGTTGTGTGTCAATTCCAGAACACAAATGTTAGTCAAAAATAGTTTGACAACCGTTCTCAAACATTAACTTATTGAGATGTGCATTTGTAGACTCAGACTGCACAGTCAAACCTTCCTACGCTAGATATGATGAAATCAAATTTCTGAGCCACTCATGTACTTATGATCTAACCATTGATTTGGAAGACAGATGATGATTTTGATGCTTAAAATAGCTCTGCCTCACATGAGTCAGTGGCTTTGTTTACCAGGAACATAACCAGATGAAGGTCGTTCATGGCTAACAGAACAGCCACTGAAATATTTGCCTGAATATGGTTATGTAACACTGAAACCCCTGGAAAATGATTGTGACCTCTCTGTGAGTCACACTCAACATGGTAAGGAAAGTTGCCCTAATTTATGAGTGGAATATGAATGTCTGCTTCATGAcacttttcacattttaatgaaattacACCCATGAGTAGAAATCCCAGCTTACTTCTTTGCTGCCTCCCGTTCTCTTTCCCGCTCCCTGATACCTTCCCCTTCACTGTCGGACGAAACAGTTGCATCTGAATCTGTAAAGGAAAAGTAGTTCATGTGTAAACATGATATCATGAAtggcaaacatgaaaaatgctTGAGTTTTGTCAACTGACGCCACCAACCTTGCTATAATAATGTTTATTacattcacattaaaaaaaaacaagtttatggatgtttaaataaatgtaaaagatAACcagaatggaaaaaataaagttgttgagGCAGAGCTCTTGCAACAACGAAGTTACCTGAAGAGTCTTCATCAATCCGTTCGTATTGCAGCAGCCTATCCAGAagaaagctggaaaaaacaaaccCATTCGTCATGGACCATACTCGAAGATCAACCTCGTTGTGAAACATCATGAGACCTTTTGTCTCTGGAGACTTTGAGAAGTTTCCTCCGCGCCcttctcagctcctcctgaaagTATTCCTGCTCCTGAAAGTGAGCGCTGCATGAACCACGACAGTCCCAAACTCAAGGCAAAATCCAACAATACTCACATAGACTAGAAATTTCAATTTTCGCTTCAGGTTTTTGTACTTCCTCTTGTAGTCCACTTCGACGTCCGTTTGGCCGTTCATTTTTGCAAAACACGCTCTAAAGGCCCTAACAAAACAACGGCTAAATGAACGTTTTCATGATATTAGACAGACGATCGCAAGTGTTACGGACATGCTACGACACGCTAAGCTACATTAGCAAACGCCAATACGCTCACTCATATCATAAGATTCAACCGATTGCAAAGTTCGGAAATACACTTAGCTCTAATTTAAAACGAGTTATAGAACCGCATACAAACTAAATATGATTTTGGTGCAAAATAACGGTGACATCTATTTTCGTCATGACCATGTCCGAGACTGTTTACTATTCACTTCTTCTGTGGTGAAAACGAATCACGAAGAGCAActcaaagagagagagagagacacctaCAGGCAAAACAATACCATTGCAGCATAgggggtattttttttttattgtatttgtatAGGATCATGGACAGAAAATATCAAATGTGTTCGATCAGAAAAGAATGTTTTAATATATCTGCGAGTAATACCTGGTTGCTATTATAATAATACGCATAATGTTGAACAGAATGACATGATATCCTTGGTTGTGGTGTTACTTTATCGTGTACTAAATAAAACATCTATCATATATTGACCTTACTGACATTACTGTAACAGTgccagtatgaaacaactgccTGGTTGATACAAGAGGAATCCAGCATGTACACAGATGAAACATTCACTTCCAACATAGATTTCCTGTCTCAGCTTTCTAGGACAAATCCCCTCATCTCTTTGTGAGTCTTTATTGGCCGTTTTGTTGCTTCCACCTGCTGCATCATTTCATTGCTGCTCAACCTTAGCTCAGCACGACATTTGCCAGGAGTCAGCAACATGAATTATTGATGAGGtacatttgcagggaagcgaAATGTTTCTTCTCAGCATGACAGAACCCCACTACTGTGACTGTTTGTGCTCAGGGTCACCGCAGCCGGAGGCAAAAAGTTTCAGATTGGGCATTGTTTCAAAGTAAAAGAACAAAGGATGGTCCCGTTTgcccttattattattttatgattcaTTACTTGATAGTATAATGCTATATTTGCTAATTACTTTTACACTAAATACTGATGTTATTTAATACTATTAATTCCACCTTGGAAAAtgcaatactactactactactaataataataataataataataataacgctcaaaagcaaacaaacaaaaacagtgaaatgaACGCTagttgaaatttaaaaaaacatactgatttagaaatcagaaaaaaaagataatcatAAAAACGAAATATAAATGCAATATGaatttatatttgtttaaagATTATTTGCATTATATTTTTTACACAAACAACATTATATTTAAGGTCATTGATAAAATAACAGTGTTTTAAAATTGTTATATACAGAATGATGCGACTGGAATAtaagaaatatatttaacatATTGTTGAAtagtttgcaaaaaaaaagtagttgacCAATTACATACAAAAGTAAACCcatcaaatgaagaaaaaaaatcaacaaagtcTCCACAATATTAAACTTTTGAAATTGCTGGATTAGATTTGAATAAAATCCGATAactttcaataaaaacaaatacaatgtaACAACTATTCACTGGAATATTTTGAGGGCCAGACTGTAAGTAATGAATCAAATGAGCTATGTCCATCAACCTCTCATTTCAGCTGCACTAGTTTTGCATGATACAGAAGGTGCAGACCTAGCGTCCCTCGGGGAGGAGAGTAAAAGAGCTGAATATACATTCCATGACAGCAGCTATCTTTCTCTGACCAGGGTGCTGCGGACGTGCTTGGACAGTCACGCTGCGGCATGAAGCACGGCGGACAAAAATAAGCCGGCATTGTCACATCCCCACTGTTGATATGAAACTCTATATCTCACCTCTGGTTTGCTTCCAAAGAAGCTGGCGACAGAAATAGACTCTTCTGCGTCTGCTGATGTTAATCTTCGGTGCCAAGCATCGAGCCTGCCAGCGACActcctctcctcccactattcATTCTCTCTGGCACTTTTTTAATGGATCCATATATCCACTGCAGATCTCTGCTCATCTGTAATATCATGTATTCTCTTGTTGAAAGGTTTTTATCATAGTGAtggggtgtgtgtttgtcctctcCCTGTGTCTGTAGATGTCTCTCTTTCCATCATTTTTGTGG
This window of the Synchiropus splendidus isolate RoL2022-P1 chromosome 12, RoL_Sspl_1.0, whole genome shotgun sequence genome carries:
- the LOC128768547 gene encoding uncharacterized protein LOC128768547; this encodes MLRPTAAAAVWLLLLLLGLVMSLAAEDNADFSLCSHCFFRQSPPRGGSTGQPLTPRCHTLPGGRTLATLHTPTCDTAVYSAFHLGHGWTQGQEEEDVVTIQDGDANVLVPALLRGGDAPPPEEDSPLQQWDSTVASLVLVNFAPQCSSSGGDLYVLIGAGGLEATECQAEPLWCALYCAVPGGSAGFSLGLVSETDGGVREVSVDELEATLGLEELFSDENPGAAGVLAMVVPDSDANVDTVAEDASGADESSSSQREEQYSVRETRAAQEESAEALDEAVKSTAEIEKELEANSSSTVIYILSTALSILKAPLRPVVSTVTQLPGQVSYVLQEDLGVLSALPGDTFSLLHLLTSDILSWTGSAVETVYGVGESCFCSAYYCTSSMLGALYDSCYTGVTGVGTLAGDTVGIFGDGLNNAWWVTKLFGGRLWEQSEDYVGTVVSEMGGQTKALGGGLGRLVWRSGKGVGNVFFKGGGLIFGVFDMLFGAARDVVEQESES
- the ino80e gene encoding INO80 complex subunit E isoform X1, producing MNGQTDVEVDYKRKYKNLKRKLKFLVYEQEYFQEELRRARRKLLKVSRDKSFLLDRLLQYERIDEDSSDSDATVSSDSEGEGIREREREREAAKKRRISPGACLPSSSSTHLSLLSRQGVNPLQSSGSGPYLHTMPFPPEYLAPPAERVKKEKKTKTTKNKKDATGKVVAPLSANYPSAPAASSAAGGPFSWVPRQMLSGDAAEEDGDSDVDSDRDEDRGEGDEAELVIDIPNE
- the ino80e gene encoding INO80 complex subunit E isoform X2 encodes the protein MNGQTDVEVDYKRKYKNLKRKLKFLVYEQEYFQEELRRARRKLLKVSRDKSFLLDRLLQYERIDEDSSDSDATVSSDSEGEGIREREREREAAKKRRISPGACLPSSSSTHLSLLSRQGVNPLQSSGSGPYLHTVVAPLSANYPSAPAASSAAGGPFSWVPRQMLSGDAAEEDGDSDVDSDRDEDRGEGDEAELVIDIPNE